In the genome of Ornithorhynchus anatinus isolate Pmale09 chromosome 9, mOrnAna1.pri.v4, whole genome shotgun sequence, one region contains:
- the GORASP2 gene encoding Golgi reassembly-stacking protein 2 — protein sequence MGSSQSVEIPGGGTEGYHVLRVQENSPGHRAGLEPFFDFIVSINGSRLNKDNDTLKDLLKANVEKPVKMLVYSSKTLELRETSVTPSNMWGGQGLLGVSIRFCSFDGANENVWHVLEVESNSPAALAGLRPHSDYIIGADTVMNESEDLFSLIETHEAKPLKLYVYNTDTDNCREVIITPNSAWGGEGSLGCGIGYGYLHRIPTRPFEEGKKISLPGQMASAPITPLKDGFTEVQLSSVNPPSTLAPGAAGIEQTLSGLSLSSAPSNVNNVLSTGVPTVPLLPSQVNQSIPSVPPLNPATTLPGLMALPTGLPNLANLNLPAPHLIPGTGLPEIMHPGLPPLPPLPPLNYAGITPLPLTPDCLPLFPVGPEVSPAAPAELLSSLPQVGSLPSEPVSSAARLEQTSPLSLDTATPTSKAISTVEERGNESSTVSEKPVSAVTDASASESP from the exons ATGGGCTCCTCGCAGAGCGTCGAGATCCCCGGCGGAGGCACCGAGGGCTACCACGTCCTGCGG gTGCAAGAGAATTCACCAGGACACAGAGCTGGACTGGAGCCCTTCTTTGATTTTATTGTTTCCATCAATGGTTCCAGATTA AATAAAGACAACGATACTCTCAAGGATCTGCTGAAAGCTAATGTTGAGAAGCCTGTCAAAATGCTTGTCTACAGCAGCAAAACCCTGGAGCTGAGGGAAACGTCCGTCACTCCTAGTAACATGTGGGGTGGCCAGGGCTTGTTGGGCGTCAGCATTCGTTTCTGCAGCTTCGATGGAGCCAATGAAAATGTCTGGCATGTATTG GAAGTCGAATCGAATTCTCCTGCTGCTTTGGCTGGTCTTAGACCTCATAGTGATTACATCATTGGAGCGGATACTGTCATGAATGAG tctgaaGACCTGTTCAGCCTTATTGAAACCCACGAAGCAAAACCGTTGAAACTGTATGTATATAACACAGACACTGATAATTGTCGAGAAGTGATAATCACACCAAATTCTGcttggggaggagaaggcag CCTAGGATGTGGCATTGGATATGGCTACTTACACCGAATACCTACACGCccatttgaagagggaaagaaaatttcTCTTCCAGGACAGATGGCTAGTGCACCCATCACACCCTTGAAAGATGGGTTTACAGAG GTTCAATTGTCTTCAGTTAATCCTCCATCTACATTAGCACCTGGAGCAGCAGGAATTGAGCAGACTTTATCTGGACTTTCTCTTAGCTCAGCCCCTTCGAATGTCAATAATGTCCTCAGTACGG GTGTCCCAACAGTTCCATTATTGCCATCACAAGTGAACCAATCCATCCCGTCAGTGCCACCACTTAACCCGGCAACAACGTTACCAG gTCTGATGGCTTTACCAACAGGACTTCCAAACCTGGCCAATCTtaacctccccgccccacacttaATACCAGGGACTGGCTTACCGGAAATAATGCACCCTG GTTTACCGCCACTTCCGCCTTTGCCTCCCCTTAACTACGCTGGAATCACCCCTCTGCCCCTGACACCCGATTGTCTTCCACTCTTCCCTGTGGGGCCTGAGGTGTCTCCGGCGGCACCGGCCGAGCTGCTCTCCTCTCTTCCGCAAGTAGGCAGCTTACCTTCCGAGCCTGTCTCTTCTGCCGCCAGATTAGAAcagacctctcccctctccttggaTACTGctacccccacttcaaaggcaATTTCTACTGtcgaagagagagggaatgaatcCAGCACAGTCAGTGAAAAGCCAGTTTCTGCAGTCACGGATGCAAGTGCATCTGAGTCACCTTAA